The following coding sequences are from one Pseudostreptobacillus hongkongensis window:
- a CDS encoding ribonuclease H family protein — translation MFYAYFLEEEQISDIVDSWAKCQQLTKGKNARFKKFENIEDAQAWLNSGALYTPRVKDTSTLIKDAIYFDSGTGRKGIAEVKVCDVFGDSLLPFIMSDSKINSYGNYYLSKDRTNNFGELTGLFIALKYALKYNIKTICGDSKIVIEYWSNGRYSEDKLDKDTIELIKKVSELRKEFEKKDGEILHISGDINPADIGFHK, via the coding sequence ATGTTTTACGCATATTTTTTAGAAGAAGAACAAATTTCAGATATAGTTGATAGTTGGGCTAAATGCCAACAATTAACTAAAGGTAAAAATGCTAGATTTAAAAAATTTGAAAATATAGAAGATGCACAAGCATGGTTAAATTCTGGTGCTTTATACACTCCGCGTGTAAAAGATACTTCTACATTAATAAAAGATGCAATATATTTTGATTCAGGAACTGGAAGAAAGGGTATTGCCGAGGTAAAGGTATGTGATGTTTTTGGTGATTCTCTTCTCCCTTTCATAATGTCTGATAGTAAAATAAATTCTTATGGTAATTATTATTTAAGTAAAGATAGAACTAATAATTTTGGTGAATTAACAGGTCTATTTATAGCACTTAAATATGCTTTAAAATACAATATTAAAACTATTTGTGGAGACTCAAAAATAGTGATAGAATATTGGTCAAACGGAAGATATAGTGAGGATAAATTAGACAAAGATACCATAGAACTTATTAAAAAAGTCAGTGAACTTAGAAAAGAATTCGAAAAAAAAGATGGAGAAATCTTACATATA